The Triticum aestivum cultivar Chinese Spring chromosome 4B, IWGSC CS RefSeq v2.1, whole genome shotgun sequence sequence GTCTGCGCCTGCCGAGAAGAGGCGATTGGTGCCGTTCATGGCGTCGCCGAAGTGGTTATCAAGGGCAGAGATGATGGGAATCTCGGCGTCCGTGGCGTGTGGGTGCAGCGGCGGCCACCTCGTCCTCTCCACGAAAGCTTCATGTCCTCGTCCATCTCCTGCTGAGAGTTGAGGAGCGGCGAAAGCCTGGGTTAGGAGCAGCTATGGCAAGAGCACAACGTGGTAAGATAAACGGGGAAGGAGAAGGTCGATGTACCTCTTCAAGGAGCGAAGGAGAGGGGCTTGAGTAGCAGGCTGCACCCTTCCTAACGAAGAAAGAACGCCGGTCGACTGATGGCGCTCCTCGCACACGCATCTGCACCTGCCGCTCCTGGGTCGAGCCGGCAGGTTCAGCAGGAAAAATAGTTGAAGGATGCAATAAATGGCATCTCAAATTTTGTAGCCCAAGAACAAACATACATTTAGGTAAAAAGaattgaacacatacctcaaagggAAGCATGACGAACAGTGATGTTATCATGGGAAATATGCAAAGAGCATCAGGGGTCGTTAGATCTCTAAGCCATGGAGCTCCAGCCCCTTTTAAAAATGGAACTTTCTCAACCACGTTTGATATCTAGAAGCATGACAGAAAATTGAAATGCCTGCCTGAAATTATCAGTTGAATGCTTTAGGCTTGAAAGAGAAGGAAATCACAGTTCAAAACCTCTGCACGAAAATAACCCTTGCATACACCAGTACAACAATGAAATACCAACATGTGCTCAGTTTCAGGAGCCAGCCAACAAGTTAACCCAAAGCTGAAGCGATTAGCATCTTGTAGAACGATGGGCAAATATATACTAAGATATATACACGATGGTTGCTTTCTTGATACTTTCTTTTCCTCAGTTTACCTCTTGAATAATGACAGGCTATGATTTACTATTTGAAGTGAACAGGTTTTTCAGCAGTATCATGGGCAAATAAAACTAATTTCTTACATAGATCAGGCCTATTGCCCAATTAGTGCAGCCAAGTGATAAAAGTTAGAACTTGGAAGTGTCATGTTTTCCCTATAGTACATGAGAGTTTTGATGATCACGGTCCTTACAGCCGTATTATACACCATTAAAACTGAAAATTACCATTCGGTTTTGTTCTGAAGAAGATTGCAGTGCAACTATTGATTCTAATTTTTTTAGAATGTCTAACAAAAGTGCCAAAAAAGTAAGATTAAGCAGTTGGCTATTTTATTCATTAAATGTCGGAGAGAGTCTGTATCTGAGATTTGGACCATGATAGATGAAGAACATCAGCGGCGTGCCCCAGGGGCGAGCAAAATGGCTTATCTctgtgtaggggaacgcagcagaaaacaaaaaatttccaacctacgcaccagcccaggaccactatggagactgcatacatggtttgatctttttcgttaccgactcgtagcgcagtgggaagtagagtcgatgacgaacggcggtgcagatccccacagctaggatttacaacctcccaaccgcgaggatgtataccctcatctactCCTCAGACAACCCTCCGGGAGGCAGTTGAACGGCccctcggacggtgtcgcggacagcccttcgggaggaccttcgaaactcgaacggtcactcggacagcccttcgggaggacctttgaaactcggacggtcacatgaacagcccttcgggaggcactcacgaactaagaccgaaactacgatctctctatagagttgcacacatacggtgtcatctatccggcagggcttcgccgtccagaactagttcctgccggaacccagacagccttacggctctacgaaactcttttcatgggaggaagagaagaagctagataatgcatggcatgtgtatgagagcaagggatgatgtTTGGTcaaccccctcacctcctatttaTAGGGAAACCAAGGGGTAGGATGGGTATTCTGAAATACCAAAAGTGCCCCCACTTTATGTCACACACAAAGGGTATAAAAggcataaagggatgacaagtggagccccatggaggagctgcaccctccaacgtcccaccttcatgggcgccccccaaagggggttccttgatccccaagtccttctagaagccttttgggaaaagccccaaaaggtggctttccataaaatatcccaaaaagcactttcactattcatgacgacattttttagcgtccgttcgaactgaaaatatttatgtgggcttagaacatttccagtacccaccataataattttcaacgcgttccaaaACAATTCCGTTTTTAGTGATTTTCATTTGCGAAacacatctgaagtggctccggcagctccggaacatttccggtttttatctcagaaaattccaaaaagcttccagaatgattctggcaccctccaagaattatcaggcatttgccaaaaccaatttgacttaatggtatatcccgaaacaaattttcggtatcatcgaaactcatccgatgacctctctctgcggtacgattccgctgtccgaaacttttccggtgtccgaaactttttcgatgattttctctcagactccctgtgtagtattcagcagatagatgacccttaagcgtgtgaccctataggttcggtgaagtatagacatgacccggaaccccttccgatcaatgatcaacatcggagccgtggacacccatattgacccctatacccacacgaatgaatattcgagtgaacctccagttgtcgtgtgctattcctgttgcttcgccatatgttacaaagacccgaggtgagatttacttgcatccccgtggatcaacaatttttccactatgctagttacctcgttactggttttgttctcttttctcgtttccgtgttccggcatccctgtgatcaaatcacactgtgtctggccagacaatgatggataccgtaacaccgagagggcccgagaatatctctccattgtcggaggagcaaatcccaatcttgagctatcaagttacttgacacacttttccatgaacctgtaagccgctgtaatagccacccatttacacgtttaacaaaccccaaagttcatgaagcaagcatgaagaaactcgatactctcatggtctaaggaatcatgcaaacgttaaccatctctgtgttatttaccattaacttgtgacgaatgaatctcatagcataacatcaaaccgggtcgattcaacacaaatgttctcttaacattgtgccctcaaagttgctggcatatacatgcccatgatcaggaaaacggaaccatcatgcaacacttgagctagtcttagaggccaaactaggaatacttcttaccgtttattattccacacgtgcatatgagtcttccttcgagcctcgtggatattgcagactcgagaatcattgcagttatagcatggaacataaacataattatgaactcagagataaataatatcatttattattgcctctagggcatatctcctacagactcccacttgcactagagtcaataatctagttaatgctaatgcactttacacctatggcatgccggtgtaaaaaatgcttcgcatgtggtatagcctgatgtccatcagatctgacaacttcagctccgtgtctatctctgcatatcctcgcgttttcacgctttcacaaaattcatattttgtgcggacttggctttgtataaatGTTAATCACAGgttgaacctggattcctcagactgagttatggagaaactacctacagtagtgtcccattgacaaaagccatcttggaaccatactaagttcatgaatgaactatatgattcaacatcttgtttgtcgcttctaaagcgtcaacatacttagtcatttgttatagaattcgccacagtatgttgttgggaacaatttccaactaccgtgccaccatattgtgtattacacaaaacctttaacttaaatcgaaaatcgcatggagaaacgatgaagactgtatcgatgtaacattttacaacgaactcttcatgatctccgcttgcgagaaaacatatcatcagtacttactctagtactcaatgacatctttcactgttgtcccatgatcagtactttgatcactttagtatccatactcgcaacatcttgggagtattggacatatctggttttttacataccatggaatacatgattaatccaaacataaaagtgtgtggaatctgcatcatgtattttgctcatcagtgttttgggacactgattcttgcaaaaactctttccaggtgacttcggcaagaatcactccttgtcgttcttagtgctaaacggttttagcatcttgtcaatatgtatttattgcttagccctattaggtaaatctatctccatagatcattatgcctaatattgaggctatttagcctaagcacttcatcaaaaaactattttcaaatgaagtcctaattcgtgtcaagaaatttatttccaattaacaatgtgtcaagcacacaaggtttttagaaatattattacgctcccacttactttcttgaattacaagcatcttcgttacccattgatgaagtcaaaccctttgaccatttcatcaaagcacgaagattccaactccattttgctctcttctgtccatcgctggaactctgaagtttgcacccttactagcatcctctggatagaacaaaatgccttggactgtaacacatgcaagtccttggtttcatttccatcagatggaaatcctattgtcatccatgtttcatatctcatgattgaaatatgtattaattgctagttcaacccgaaccgactttaagcatcgctacgatgaaaacaacctcatcatagtcaactcttgaacttgttaattcaagaagtcgagctttatggataaaacatttttatccatatcagttttaagttctaaatattcgttagactctaagtcttccgaaaggtgtatcaaggttttaatcttgaatcacatatatggaaactaactcgggttgtattggaatttagccaattccggagtcagggcccatcaacgcttccttgtgtatcataggtataatgttgtctaacaacaatatctcatttgcgcacctgagaggtttgcacgagccttgcctacatgggtcagctgcaagttcgaccgaagttcatacattttattgtagagacttccgtatcagtcacggtatgaaactctggaattacttccaaggtctctttcctttgaccTGATGACAAAGATAGtatttatctcgtcgagttgcactattctcccactcacctttttgaaagaaccattcccTTTAAAAGCACACTGTTCTTTATGGCAAAACTTTTTGCCTCAGTATTGTGGTGAGGGAATACCCAATAATTtagataacctacaaagtagcacttgtctgatttggaataggtttgtaaccttttacacaagcccaatattccaaatgttaagaaaagatataacatggttgggcgtaccataccatgccatcatttcaacagacccgatggatctcttttcagtgtaaaagctgcagtctctaaagcattactctttaaaagtgataatggcaaatttatttatgtcatctttgatcttaccatgtcataaatggtttgattacatcttcacaggactttccactcatagtggtgttccgggaggtgtaagttatgaaacctctttcacaactcatcagacattcgctaaacatgtaactcaaatattcctttgtgcaatcaaattgcagaaacataattttcttgttacaataacttctacttcatttttgaaaacctttcgaatgatttcaaaagatccagacttacgtctcatcaagtaaatatccatatatctacttgagtcatttcagaagataaataaatccaccacttgcaacaacatttattgaactacacacatcaaaatgtatgatcaccaataagtttgttgctcgttccttatggcctgtgaacggtatttcagtcacttcacttttcggaggaaagttgcaagtgtcagatgattcaaaatcaaacgacttcaaaatccatcataatggaatttttccatgcgggtttctccaatgtgaccaaatgtagtgccacacatgtgtggtattctcatagtctcgcgacatttagcgtcagcgttatggatgtatcatattaccatcaatattcataacatacatcccatcttggatggaagcatggcccttcatgttattcataatacttaacaacaattgttggttttatgaacaactcttttgcaacaaacattgtgcaatgggctagagtgtatgaaactctaaaatgaattatgaaagtaaacccagaggtattttattattatcaatattcataacatacatctcattcataatgaaagtatggcccttgtgttattcataacatcgaacataaaaagttctcttatgaacaaccttcttgcaagatacctgatgcaatgggctagagtttgtaaaactctaaatgaattatgaaaataaatatagacgacaatacaccgatggaaggtatagtaacatttactatgttccctgtgtataccttaacctcatttctggctagtctttttaggccatagtagctcttacattgattcgcaacagaatgcaatcaagcgggtatctttgtgattaactcacaatacccaagaattagtgattaacatgtttaaccataattcccaagaactatatctttgaccagcctacttatacatcaaaaacttgtatgacattcatacatgagctggatattccagtcatctttctttctgcctttatacttctaacagtttaacttttagtatttctcctactcgcaaaagaagcacccaacttaagagtggcgttagccccggacttcctaggcgtgtaagtcacactaacaccctttggacacttcctttctctttaagttgttgttttattcacctttcatcatatgacaggcgttcttctggatccctctcttatcagtctaatgcatagtaaacactttattaataatctgcaatcaaacattgccttggatatttcatatctttcagcctttgtttctatctgaaaattaattttcagttccatgaatatcacataactatcccaaactttcgaagttcgagtttcatggaaggaaacatattgcacttgaccgcaagggaattctagcttttggatcgaaggacgagagtctcaTCATCCATTGCTTTTACCGGGAGTATACgaaaagcatgcgataggacaaagtccttctcggcacttttgaggacaatcctcacattacgttactaatcataaagttttaaccagatatttaacagctattcaattttaacagggaaggtggaaacgcgagccattattctacaactattttgcaagaaacacttagacaatgttcataattaattgcactgagaattaaacatgttaattcaacagtgcgctcccactcaaatcaatatctctcataattaattttgagtgatacaagatccagacttcaactcatcgccatagaatcatcatctcataacgggaattttaatcggtaggccaacttgccgatcacatctctatgtgactcttgctcatctttcgatgcgtgtgttccgagctcaggacgatcctgccatgaacgtcaagacaaccaagtgatcttgcttcaaggtctgacctcacccgcctcacacttctctaattgttcgtacccatgcatccatggcgcaccctgAAAATATAGGTGccatgacggtgctacacttgggagaacactaactacttgatattttagtgagagatcaccctaataaaaagtgaCTACaatgcaatcaagaagggtgcatcataagggataaacatcccaggcaattcataatagcatgatatggtatagccctttctgacggagaagtctttcatttcttcgtcttcggcatttgcgtcggtgttcaccttcgtgaagattgccaccaccttgtcgatgcaccatataatattgctatctctataactaataaaataagtgcattacttaaggttgacacgcaggtcgctaaagtgacaatcatatggctccagccatcatgccgaatcatgacacgcaggtcatgttaattacattatatagtcatctcatacataatcaaattattatgagcactgctataccacatcacatgcaaaccatcctgcaaaaccaagttagacgcctctaatcggttcatACAAAAaaggttttacgtggcttctaagggtTCGAAACAAACCGAAGCTACCTACGTCCATCATCAACTATGATAATTCAAGTcactagattaacatctcgggatgtatgaagcacgagataataaaatatcgaaccccatactaaacttcgtcatacgcatgacccccgtgcagatcatatctgcaatgccctttcatctgcgaatttcatctttcttttgactacgacagaacccaaagaactgatagcacttccatgaccaatcaggatcacggattgccagaactttgtcaaattccaccatgctgtctcaagattgagcaaacgcaaattctagggaagcaacaagaacgtcgggtaacagatttcatctgccacccgcataaataattttcagcaatagatctcatgtactccaaaattatattatgcaatacccatacatctccatgtattctagatcgtaacctgcatctacACATAGCACgactcttgatgccactgtaggggaacgcagcagaaaacaaaaaaaatccaacCTATGCACcggcccaggaccactatggagactacatacatggtttgatctttttcgttaccgactcgtagcgcagcgggaagtagagtcgatgacgaacggcggtgcagatccccgcagctaggatttacaacctcccaaccgcgaggatgtataccctaaTCTGCTCCTCAGACAACCCTCCGGGAGGCGGTTGAACGGCCCcctggacggtgtcgcggacagcccttcgggaggaccttcgaaactcgaacggtcactcggacagcccttcgggaggaccttcgaaactcgaacggtcacatggacagcccttcgggaggcactcacgaactaagactgaaactatgatctctctatagagttgcacacatacggtgtcatctatccggcagggcttcgtcgtctactagttcctgccggaacccagacagccttacggctctacgaaactcttttcgtgggagggagagaagaagccagataatgcatggcatgtgtatgagagcaagggatgatgtTTGGTCAGCCCCCTCACCTCCTATTTATAGGGAAACCAAGGGGTAGGATGGGTATTCTGAAATACCAAAAGTGCCCCCACTTTATGTCACACACAAAGGGTATAAAAggcataaagggatgacaagtggagccccatggaggagctgcaccctccaacgtcccaccttcatggggggccccaaagggggttccttgatccccaagtccttctagaagccttttcggaaaagccccaaaaggtggctttccataaaatatcccaaaaagcactttcactattcatgacgacatttttcagcgtccgttcgaactgaaaatatttatgtgggcttagaacatttccagtacccaccataataattttcaacgcgttccgaaacaattccggttttagtgattttcatctgcgaaacgcatctgaagtggctccggcagctccggaacatttccggtttttatctcagaaaattccaaaaagcttccagaatgattctggcaccctccaagaattatcaggcatttgccaaaaccaatttgacttaatggtatattccaaaacaacttttcggtatcatcgaaactcatccgatgacctctctctgcggtacgattccgctgtccgaaacttttccggtgtccgaaactttttcggtgattttctctcactccctgtctagtattcagcagatagatgacccttaagcgtgtgaccctataggttcggtaaagtatagacatgacccggaaccccttccgatcaatgatcaacatcgaagccgtggacacccatattgacccctatacccacacgaatgaatattcgagtgaacctccagttgtcgtgtgctattcctgttgcttcaccatatgttacaaagacccgaggtgagatttacttgcatccccatGGATCAACAATTTGTCCATTATGCGAGTTACcttgttactggttttgttctcttttctcgtttccgtgttccggtatccctgtgatcaaatcacactgtgtctggccagacgatgatggataccgtaacaccgagagggcccgagaatatctctccattgtcggaggagcaaatcccaatcttgagctatcaagttacttgacacacttttccatgaacccgtaagccaccgtaatagccacccatttacggatgacgtttaacaaaccccaaagttcatgaagaaagcatgaagaaactcgatactctcatggtctaaggaatcatgcaaacgttaaccatctctgtgttatttaccattaacttgtgacgaatgaatctcatagcataacatcaaaccgggtcgattcaacacaaatgttctcttaacattgtgccctcaaagttgctggcatagacatgcccatgatcaggaaaacgaaccatcatgcaacacttgagctagtcttagaggccaaactaggaatacttcttactgtttattattccacacgtgcatatgagtcctccttcgagcctcgtggatattgcagactcgagaatcattgcagttatagcatgaaacataaacataattatgaactcagagataaataatatcatttattattgcctctagggcatatctcctacactctGAACCCAAACACGCACTCGGGCACAACCAGATGATCAGAACCGACAGACTTGCGGCTGCTCTGCACCCGTGGCCTCCTCCTCTTCTCCACATATCCCTTGTCTACACTGCTGAGCGGCAACATTGCCACCACCGCGATCCATTTCCAGCAACTGCCACAAACAGACTGCCTCCGCCACCACTCTCCTTTGAAACCGCACCTTCCCCGAGCAGCTCCCCCTTTCTCTCACCCTCGGAGACCTCCCAGACATGGATCACACGGTCCTCGCCGGCGCTCGCAAGGTACCGTCCAGCCAAGCTGAAGTTAATGCACCATACAGAGCCAGAGTGCGTGGCCAACTCTCGTGTCATGAACATACCGGTGAGCTCCTTGCACGTCTTCCCATACTGCCGCACCTTGACCCTGCCGACACTGCGCGTGCTGCTGCCGTCGAGGCTGTCATCGGTGGCGGAGCTGAGGCGCCATGCCTCCCTCTAAAAGGCATAAATCCATCAAGCTGTTACATTGTGAGCTTTCAAAAGTGTGTATTTTACTTGTATTTCTGAGATAAATATATTAAATAATATTGCAAGCTAACAAAAAAGCAATGCATAGTAGAAACTGAGATCAGTCTGTAAATAAGGAGACAAATCAtgattggctttttaatggtgttCATTTCCAGAACATATTTGTGAGATCTTATATTCAGTAG is a genomic window containing:
- the LOC123092468 gene encoding TAF5-like RNA polymerase II p300/CBP-associated factor-associated factor 65 kDa subunit 5L, which encodes MAKREAWRLSSATDDSLDGSSTRSVGRVKVRQYGKTCKELTGMFMTRELATHSGSVWCINFSLAGRYLASAGEDRVIHVWEVSEGERKGELLGEGAVSKESGGGGSLFVAVAGNGSRWWQCCRSAV